The following nucleotide sequence is from Geotrypetes seraphini chromosome 10, aGeoSer1.1, whole genome shotgun sequence.
TTATTCAACCTTTTTATCAGTCTTTAATTCAGGAATGCAATATCTCCAGTTATGTTTACAGTACACTGATGATATTCTTTTAGTTTTTTTCAGTGATTCACTACTCTCCAGATTTTTTTATCACTACAAACTTGTTTGAAGAAAATGGCTAACTAGTTCACACTCAATAAATTGATTAAGCGAAAACCACTACTTGTTGGTAACAGGATACTCTTATTTATACTACTATTAATCAATACTGCTTGACACACCAGTTACAGTAGCCGATTCTCTAAAATACTTAAGTGTACACTTTGACTAGGCCTTAACATTCCACAGCCAAGTATCGAAGGTACATCTGTCAGGTTTTTCAGCACTTCATCATTTACGTCCCCTAAAAGCTTCTCTTCATACCTTCGTACAAGCTTttgtacggtattggagttcaagaagggattggacaatttcctgaaggaaaaggggatagaagagtatagatagagggttactaacaggtcctggacctgatgggccgccgcgtgagtggactgctgggcatgatggacacctggtctgacccagcagaggcactgcttatgttctcctattaagactactgtaacatactttacgcTGGTATATCACATTTTGAATTACGTCACTTACAAGTATTGCACAATACGGTCACTAGATTCGTTTTTAATGCCAGACACTTTGATCATTGTACACCTTCACTGAAAACACAGCACTGGCTCTTTGTTTCGTATTgttagcaatttaaaaaaaatttatgtttGACCCATAGAACCCTTCATCAAGATACTCCTGCACATCTTTCCACTCTGATTGCTGCATACACTCCAACAAGATCATTGCATTCTATAGATGCAAACCGTTTAATACTGCTCTCTCCTTCTAAGGCCTACGAGCCTATCAGGCATTCAACATTTTTTCTTGGTCCCAAAATTATGGAATGTATTGCCCAATTCAATCAGAGGCTTTTCAGCTTTCCTTTGAGCAAATTCAATTCGGGACTTAActagttttctttttatttcaggTTGCGAATGtggtcctttgttatttgattcTATTCTTTCTTCTCGTCAGCTTATGTCACACGATACCCGCAGTCTTATTCTGCAGAGCAGTGACCATAAAAACAAGGATTGCCATATTGGGATAGGCCAAAAATCcattaagtccagtatcctgtttgaaACAGTggacaatctaggtcacaagtacctggcaagatcccaagggaAAAAACTGCTTCTCCTAGAAATAaatagtggattttcccaagtccatcttaataatggcttatgggcttttCTTTTAAGAATTACCCAAACTTTTTTCAAACCCTAataagctaactactttcaccacattctctagcaacaaattccagagtttaattacatgttgactgAAGAAAGAatgatatgacagagatgtttaaatacctacatggcataaatgtgcatgaagcgaatctctttcatttgaaaggaagctctggaatgagagggcataggaataatctaaggaaatacttttttacagaaagggtggcagatgcatggaatagtctcccagtagagacgCAAGAAACGTGgtatggcctttatctaccatcgtgtttctataacaataatgctctaacaacataagaattgccgctgctgagtcagaccagtggtccatcgggcccaacagtccgctcacgcggcagccctctggtcaaagaccagcaccctgagactagccctactagacaagttccggttcagcaggaacttgtctaactttgtcttgaatccctggagggtgttttcccctataacagcctccggaagagcattccagttttctaccactctctgggtgaagaacttatttacatttgtttggaatatatccccttttaactttggagagtgcactctcattctccctaccttggagagggtgaacaacctgtccttatctactaagtctattcccttcagtacctaacaatgcaggtgttaagaaccttagcctatagggagaagaggagatagtggatgctgcagatgggtcatttgacctttatccCCGTCatgtttccagtttgttttaaatgtactacttagtagtttcattgcgtGCCCCCTAGTAAGAATTAACATGCGATTCCcatctacccattctactccactcgctattttacagacctctatcatatctcctctcagccgtcttcAGTCACGGCAtgtagaaattgttttattttctcttttgtgtcTTCCTGTTGAATTTTTCTCTTTACCTTccctgaggttttttttttttttcacagcccACAGTCATTTTGAGCCTAGGCTCCTGGTCAGGGTTGGAATGGGAAGACACTTGCCCATGTGCAGTGTAGGCATATAAAAAGCCTCTCAAAGGTAAATGAACGCTGGGAAGTGTCCACACCAGGACTCTATCAGGGGACATCACCCATCTGTGCAAATCTAGCCCTGCTGTCCTCAGACAACACCTTCTATGAGTGAATAACTTCACTCCCTAGCAGGGACAGTGGATCAATATCATTCTTCCCAAAGCAAATCACTTCTCCATACAGGGGAGCGCAATCAACTCTGCAATAAAAGTGGACTAGTATGACAATGATTTTCCTGTATTTCCTGATTCTTGGCCACCTACAGCTGCTGAAATACCATAACGTCTCTCCTGTTATTTCTTTAGAAGTTGTCATAACCTACAAAGACTCTGGTTTTCTCCAGGCTCAAACATGGTTCATAGAAGGGCTCCTGAGCTCTGACGGAAAATGCAGTCTGAAGAGATTAAATGGGTTTCTTTTCATCAGTGTGCTCGAGCATGTCTGCCACTgcagagaaaatgatggcagtTAGCTAATCTGAAGGAAACAGGAGGCAGAGGTTTAAATCCTGGGCTTTGTACGCATTCGCAAACAGATGGTGTGACAGTGTCACTACCGAGGAAGACACTCCAAAGGTGCCACAGTACAAGAATATGAACCGAGCAGGGAGCCCACCATCGAGAGGCTCTGTCACAGACACAGCCAGAAGGCTGGAGGCGagctggagaaaaaaaagattacACACCCACACCTCTTGCTCCTCTGAATCGGAAATGTTCTCAGCCAAAGAAAGCAATGAAATAAAATAATCAGGAAAAGCATTAGAAGCTAATAATGTGAACACTTatcagggggaggagggggaacaaTTAAGCACATTTTCCGCTCACTCAGCTCTGTAGAAGGAATGAAGCCTAACCTAGGGATGGTAGCAGCAGCAACCACGGGCACAGCCCGTCTTGGAATCCCATTAAACATCCAATCTCCTTTCTCACTAGGAACGCAAATCCCACCTCCTGACTGCCAATCCACAGTATTATGGTCCAATGCAAACAGAGAAGCCCTCACCAGCTGGGAAAACGTACTGCATGAACCTCAAAACAGAACGAGCCAGTGATACTTCCCATGAGAGGAGATACCTGCATAATGTCTGTCAAGCACAAGAGAAAAAGAAGCTCAAAACTAGTTAGGTGTCTTGAAAGACTCTACCCTTAGCCAATCTCATAATGATACCTCTTCACATAATAGGAAGTTAGCTAGTAtgaggggatggggcagggactagGAGTGGATGCTCACATCCTCCACGGGAGATGGCAAATGGAGGAAGCACTGGATCTGACCCAAAGTGTACAGGGACATTTTGAAAATAAGGGAAGAGGCACAAGAGTGGGAAACCTGAGCCCTTCCACTTCATAGAACTGACCGATTCCCATTGAGAAAGATCAACATGTCAACGTGTTCTGGAGTCAGAGTGCAGCGTTTCTTATAAATGGCTACACCAGTGTCAGTAAACAACCAACTGGTGGGCACAGACGTGGCAGGTACAGCCAGCAGCTTGCGGGCAGCACGTGCCAGGAGTGGGTACTGGGTATGATGCATTTTCCACCACTGGAGCGGGTCCTGGCATAGCGAAGAGGCTTCACTGGTCTGAAAACTGctgatctcctgctctgcctgctGGTTGACAGAGCTGCTAGAAGAATTTCGGACACTGCACAAGTCTCCCAAAAGGAACTCAATCCCTGAATCTTGCTTAGATTTTTTGACAGGGGGCCCTGGGTTCAGGGGCTCGGGCGTGCTGCGAACATTCTCCACCGGTTGCGCTTTGGCCAAGTGAGATGCTTCCAGCTTCAGCAGGTGGAGCGTCTCCACCCGGTCCGGCTGGCTGAGAAAGTCCAGGCCACGGAAACGGGGATCCAAGGCACAGGCCAGGTTAAGCACCTGGTCGACCTCACTATCTGAGTATCGGAAGCTCAGGTCCTCGTGAACGGCCTTCTTGATGTTGCGAGAAAACTCAGAGTCCCATTCATTTGGCGCCAAATGTTTATAAAGAAGACTGGTTATGACAGGCTTCACGAGGGACAGCCCGGCAAAGTGATCTTTGGTGAATGTGGAGGTAGCAATGGCTAAAGGTTTGAGGATATCTACAACGTCCTGAAGAACAGACCAGTCCTCTTGCTGTAAAGTGATCTCTTTCTCATTCAGAGTCATACTCAAGCCTGTGAGAAACTTTGAATGGTCCACCATGCTCTGTAGGAGGCTATAGATGCTGTACCATTTGGTCCCATCACGCAGGAACATTTTCAGATGCACCTTCAGTACTGGCTCCTGCGTGGACAGCTCTTCACACTGGGGGGTTAAGGAGAAAATGGTGGCCACCAGCTTGCGACACTTGTCCAGGGTGGCTTGGATGATAGGGTGTTGGAGCACGGCTTCAATACAGCCCTTCAGCACCTGCCCCACGCAAGGTAGTGACTTCCAGCCTAGCTTGGATGCAGCGAGCTTGACTGCAGGGCTATTGAGCCCAACAGCATAGGAAGTGCTCTCCCGTATCCCCCACTCATCAGCAACATCCATCAGGACCAGCCTCAAGTTTTCCACGGACACCTCATTTGACAGAGGCCTGCTGGCCAAGACCTTATTCCTAGAGTCAAACGCTTCATCTACATAGTGGACGGTCAGCGTGAGGTAGGATATGGAGCCGCTGTGCTTCCAGATGTCCAGGCTGACGGAACACTGCTGCAGACCTTTCACCAGCTCTCCCACTTTTGCTTTGGCCTGAAGCTGCATCTCCTGCAAGACAGTGTGAGCCAGGAAGGAGGCTGCCGGCACTTTGTAATTTGGATCTAGGATAGCCAGCATCTGGTTAAAGCCTTCTCCTTCAATTACCTCCACGGGCATCAGATCCCTTACGATGAAATCGGCTACGGCCCGGGTGGTTCTCCCGACAGTGGGAGCTGCCACAGCCCTGGCAGCTAAGTCTCGGGCAAGGGAGTCCGTGTTCTTGTGTGAGTCTATCACCGCTCCTTGGGTGCCCACCAGCTCATTGTACTCCCTGCGGTGCTTGTAGATCAGATGTTGCCTCAGATTCGTCGTGTTGCCACTGTATGAGAGCCGCACACCACACAGCTTGCAGATGATCTTGGTTTTGTCCAGGATGCGGCCATAGGCATCACCCTGGAAGCCAAAAAATGTCCAGTAGCGGCTCTGAGCTCGGCCCAAGCTCACCAGATTCTGTGTGCCCTCCAGCAGCTGAAAGCCCGAAGGAGGAGGAGGGTGACCCAGGCTACCTGCCAGGTAGGTAGGCTTGTGGGACGGCATCAGAGGAGAAGCGGCATCATTGCAAAGATACTGACTGTGGGAAGCGACGTGGTTTGTTAGGGACTCGGGGCTCTTCAGATGCAGGTCTTGAAAAAGTTTCATCAACAGCTCCTTCTCCCCAAATTCATATTTAAAATGTTCCCCTGAaacaacagaaacaaaaaaaggaaagtcaTTTTCCCCAGTACTAGACCTTGCCCACCCACCCTCATTCAAGATGAACAAGATCACTTCTCACATAGTtcttccccccccttctctcgCTCCTCAGTGCTTCACATTAAACCCTGGAAGAGGGTTATAACAGTGCAAGGTGATCCCTTGGTTTCCCTCtagaaagaggagacagagacagagacagatcccaccccacccccggccTAATAAGAAAAACTTTAATGCACTGACCCAGTTTGAGCCCCAAGGTCCTGGCGTACTCTTCCCCGATCCACACCAGCAGCTCAGCTCCTAAAGGGATCAGCTGACAGGCCCGGTAATAAATCTTTCCTCGGTACTGAAATACCGTCAGGTTGTGCTCCTCCTCTGTCGAGGCGCAGGCCACATATCTATAAGGAAAAAGTCACCAGAATAACTGCACCGGGTGGTCTGGCTCTAGCGAAGAGGTGGAAACTGCTGGTACTCGGTGCTGATTGCAAAAGAACAGATCCTTTCGCTTCACTCCTATAGTTTCATCTCTTCTGAGCTGACCCAGTGGATCCTaaaccttctccctccccctccccatttctgCTGCTCTGAAAACTGTTGTATGAATTGTCACAGGGCCTGCCACCGAGATGTGGCTTCCAAGGCAGAGATCTGTATTccttacagtgccagcatctagaTATTAGCCCTCAAATT
It contains:
- the LOC117368037 gene encoding zinc finger BED domain-containing protein 1-like isoform X2: MQVTDDVCAQMEDELLFCEECRLYYRDSCPQHGAPTFILDTPVPDNVPSRALLSLPEGLVVKERPQGGFGVWCTIPVIPRGCIFGPYEGDVLVDRNECTVYSWAVRENGAYFYIDASDESKSSWMRYVACASTEEEHNLTVFQYRGKIYYRACQLIPLGAELLVWIGEEYARTLGLKLGEHFKYEFGEKELLMKLFQDLHLKSPESLTNHVASHSQYLCNDAASPLMPSHKPTYLAGSLGHPPPPSGFQLLEGTQNLVSLGRAQSRYWTFFGFQGDAYGRILDKTKIICKLCGVRLSYSGNTTNLRQHLIYKHRREYNELVGTQGAVIDSHKNTDSLARDLAARAVAAPTVGRTTRAVADFIVRDLMPVEVIEGEGFNQMLAILDPNYKVPAASFLAHTVLQEMQLQAKAKVGELVKGLQQCSVSLDIWKHSGSISYLTLTVHYVDEAFDSRNKVLASRPLSNEVSVENLRLVLMDVADEWGIRESTSYAVGLNSPAVKLAASKLGWKSLPCVGQVLKGCIEAVLQHPIIQATLDKCRKLVATIFSLTPQCEELSTQEPVLKVHLKMFLRDGTKWYSIYSLLQSMVDHSKFLTGLSMTLNEKEITLQQEDWSVLQDVVDILKPLAIATSTFTKDHFAGLSLVKPVITSLLYKHLAPNEWDSEFSRNIKKAVHEDLSFRYSDSEVDQVLNLACALDPRFRGLDFLSQPDRVETLHLLKLEASHLAKAQPVENVRSTPEPLNPGPPVKKSKQDSGIEFLLGDLCSVRNSSSSSVNQQAEQEISSFQTSEASSLCQDPLQWWKMHHTQYPLLARAARKLLAVPATSVPTSWLFTDTGVAIYKKRCTLTPEHVDMLIFLNGNRSVL
- the LOC117368037 gene encoding zinc finger BED domain-containing protein 1-like isoform X1, with amino-acid sequence MQVTDDVCAQMEDELLFCEECRLYYRDSCPQHGAPTFILDTPVPDNVPSRALLSLPEGLVVKERPQGGFGVWCTIPVIPRGCIFGPYEGDVLVDRNECTVYSWAVRENGAYFYIDASDESKSSWMRYVACASTEEEHNLTVFQYRGKIYYRACQLIPLGAELLVWIGEEYARTLGLKLGEHFKYEFGEKELLMKLFQDLHLKSPESLTNHVASHSQYLCNDAASPLMPSHKPTYLAGSLGHPPPPSGFQLLEGTQNLVSLGRAQSRYWTFFGFQGDAYGRILDKTKIICKLCGVRLSYSGNTTNLRQHLIYKHRREYNELVGTQGAVIDSHKNTDSLARDLAARAVAAPTVGRTTRAVADFIVRDLMPVEVIEGEGFNQMLAILDPNYKVPAASFLAHTVLQEMQLQAKAKVGELVKGLQQCSVSLDIWKHSGSISYLTLTVHYVDEAFDSRNKVLASRPLSNEVSVENLRLVLMDVADEWGIRESTSYAVGLNSPAVKLAASKLGWKSLPCVGQVLKGCIEAVLQHPIIQATLDKCRKLVATIFSLTPQCEELSTQEPVLKVHLKMFLRDGTKWYSIYSLLQSMVDHSKFLTGLSMTLNEKEITLQQEDWSVLQDVVDILKPLAIATSTFTKDHFAGLSLVKPVITSLLYKHLAPNEWDSEFSRNIKKAVHEDLSFRYSDSEVDQVLNLACALDPRFRGLDFLSQPDRVETLHLLKLEASHLAKAQPVENVRSTPEPLNPGPPVKKSKQDSGIEFLLGDLCSVRNSSSSSVNQQAEQEISSFQTSEASSLCQDPLQWWKMHHTQYPLLARAARKLLAVPATSVPTSWLFTDTGVAIYKKRCTLTPEHVDMLIFLNGNRRPCLHHFLLRACLAPLSSLLVDCSWEEYSAFDRALTQPPVP